ATAATTGACTTTCCCGCGCCAGTCTCCCCTGTTAAAACAGTCATACCTTCTTGAAAAGATAGATTTAAAGATTCGATGATAGCAAAATTTCTAATCGTTAGTTCTTGTAGCAAATCTATTCACCTCAAATTTAGAGCATTTCAATAAAGCGCTCTGATAATACTTTCGCGTCGTCTTCACTACGACAAATGATCAAACACGTATCATCTCCGCACAATGATCCGACTTTTTCTTCCCAATTTAAATTATCAATTAGGGCTCCAATGGCATTAGCGTTTCCTGGCATCACTTTTAAAATAAGCATGAACTGTACCGTTTCAACGCTAATAAATGCATCTACAAGAGAGCGTTTCAGCTTTTGGTGCGGGTTGAAACGATTATCAGCAGGTAAACTGTATTTGTATGTTCCAGTTTGTGTTGGAACTTTCACTAGATGCAGTTCTTTAATATCGCGGGAAATCGTGGCTTGGGTGACTTTGACATCTCTTTTTAGTAATAACGCAACAAGATCTTCTTGCGTTTCGATTTCGTTTGACGTAACGAGCTCTCTAATAATAATATGACGATGACCTTTATTCATTATTTCTCACCTCACGAACTTTTTCTCTCTTATATCTTAGCCGAAAACGAGCGTAAAGTCACGGATTTAACTTAAGAAATGTTTACAAAGACGATTATGCATGTGAAAAATAGCAAATTAGGCTTAAAAATACATAGAACTAGCTGAAAACACAAAAAACCGAGTGCTCTGAAACAGATCACTCGGCATGCATAATTATTCTAATTTCGTATGGGCTTTTGCCACAATATCCGATAATTCTGTAGCAGATAAGTGATTTTCACCTTTATTATCCCATTTTAAGTGGGCGATAAATTCGATATTTCCCTCTCCACCCGTGATCGGAGAAAAATCAACGGCCATCACCGAATATCCTTCCGCAAGTGCAAAATTGGTGATTTTTTCGATGACTTGCAGATGAATTTTAGGATCACGAATAATCCCTTTTTTCCCGACCTGCTCTTTTCCCGCCTCAAATTGCGGTTTAATCAAGGTCATAACGTCTCCGCCACTAACCAATACTGTTTTTAAAACTGGCAGAATCAATTTCAGCGAGATAAAAGAAACGTCAATGGTCGCAAAGTCAGCCAAGCCTTGAGTAAAATCAGCAGGTGTCACATAACGAAAATTCGTGCGTTCCATTACGGTCACACGTGGGTCATTACGCAATTTCCACGCTAACTGGTTATAGCCCACATCAAGCGCGTACGAGTGTTTTGCACCATTTTGGAGCGCACAATCGGTAAATCCGCCCGTGGAGGAGCCAATATCAAGTAGTAACTTGTCTTTTACATCCAAATCAAATACTTGTAGTGCCTTTTCAAGCTTCAATCCGCCGCGACTCACATAAGGCATAACTTTCCCTTTCACTTGAAAGACAGCTTCTACTGGAAACTTCTCGCCTGGTTTATCGACACGCTCTTCCTTTAAATAAACTAAGCCCGCCATGACAGACCGCTTTGCCTTTTCTCGTGTTTCAAATAGTCCTTGTTCTACTAATAATACGTCTACGCGTTCTTTTTTTATAGCCATCTCTACGCCCTTATCTGTTTTTCTGGTAATATTTTTTGAATAGTACTTAAAATGCCAAGCGCCGAAATCCCGTGATCTGCGAGAATCATGTCAACCGAGCCGTGACTAATAAATTCATCAGGAAGACCTATTCGACGAACTACCGCTTGATCAAAGCCATGTTCTTCCGCAAATTCAAGAACCGCCGTACCAAAGCCACCTTTTAAAAGTGCTTCTTCGACCGTGATAATTGGAATATTACGCTCCATTAGATCTTGTAGCATTTTTTCGTCGAGCGGTTTGATAAAGCGTGCATTAATCACGCCAGCTTGAAGGCCTTGTTTCTTCAATTCGATCGCGGCTTCAACAGCCATCGGAATCGTCGTACCAAACGTTACAATAGCGACATCTACAGGCTCACTGAGCGTCTCCCACGAACCGATTGGAACAGCTTTCATCTCCGCATCGATTTTGATACCAAGCCCATTACCACGCGGATAACGAATCGCGATGGGGCCATCATTATATTCATACGCCGTTTTCACAAGATGACGCGCTTCATTTTCATCTTTTGGCATCATAATTGTCATATTCGGAATACCACGCAAAAAGCTAATATCAAAAATACCTTGATGCGTCTCTCCGTCAGCACCAACTAATCCAGCGCGATCAATACCAATCATTACATTCAGCTCTTGCCGGCAAATATCATGGACCACTTGATCATACGCACGTTGTAAAAAAGTCGAATAAATCGCCAAAAACGGTTTCATATCAAGCGCTGCAAGTCCTGCCGCCATTGTTGTTGCATGCTGTTCCGCGATCCCTACATCAAAAAAGCGATCAGGAAATGCCGTTGCAAATTTTTCTAGCTTCGAACCAACTGGCATGGCTGGTGTAATCGCAACAACACGTTCGTCATTCTGCGCCAGTTCCAGTATTGCCTCGCTAATAACCGCGCTCCAAGCAGGTGGTCCGCCAACAGGTTTGATAAAGTCGCCTGTCTCAATTTTGTAAGGACCAGTTCCATGCCAGTTACCAATGCGATCCGATTCAGCTGGTTGATAGCCCTTGCCTTTCGTCGTAACGATATGCATCAATACAGGGCCCTTCACCTTTTTCGCAAATTCCATATTCGTAATTAAATCATTGTAATCATGCCCATTCACAGGTCCGAGATACGTATAGCCCATCTCTTCGAAAAAAGTACCCTGAACAAGCAAATATTTAATGCTATCTTTAATTCGTTCCGCAGCGCCAGCAATCTTATCGCCAGCCGTTGGAATTTTCTTCATAGCAGCTTCAATATCTTTTTTGGCACGTTTAAATTTGCCTGATGTGCGCAACTTGCCTAAAACATTATGCATCGCGCCTACGTTTGGAGCAATCGACATATTGTTATCATTTAGGACAACAATCACATTTTTTTTCATATCGCCAATATGGTTCAGTGCTTCAAGCGCCATACCGCCCGTTAGCGCCCCATCACCAATGATCGGCAGAACGTGGTACTTTTCACCGCGAATATCCCTTGCAATCGCCATTCCTGCAGCTGCTGACAACGAAGTAGAACTATGTCCGGTCTCCCAAACATCATGCTCTGATTCTTTACGCTTCGGAAAACCATCTAAACCATCATGCTGACGCAATGTATCAAATCTATTTGCTCTACCAGTTAAAATCTTGTGTACGTAGGATTGGTGCCCGACATCCCATAAAAACTTATCTTCAGGGCTATTAAAACAATGGTGAAGTGCTACCGTTAGCTCAACAACACCTAGGTTCGGTCCAATATGCCCGCCCGTTTTGGAAGTCGATTGAATTAGGAACTCGCGAATATCCGCACTGAGCGCTTCCATTTGCGCTACGTCCAAGTCTTTCACGAACGCAGGATCCGTAATTTTCAATAAATCCAAACAAAACAACTCACTTTCTAGGATTTCTCCATCAATATCGATTGGCACCGCAGAACTCTAATCTGCGCCACCTTAAATGTTTCCATTGGTCTCATTATAAACCAGTTGCCCCGATTTTACTATTAAATTGTTGGTAGTTTGGGAGCAAAAGTAAACAGGATAACAAAAAAGGACGAAAAAAAGAGCATCTTATAAAATGATGCACCTTCATTTCACTCCATAGATTCTCTCCAATATTCACAGGAAAATCGAGGCTGTACTAATGTACTAAAAATCACGAACGGCGATTAAATCGGTTAATCCTAATAAAAACGTAGCATCTATGTCGAGCGTTCCTAAAGCTTGTTTCGCCAAGTCTGTATGCTCCGCTAGGGCCTGTTTTGCACCTTCTAACGACAGTAACGCTGGATACGTACTTTTTTGTAATTCAGAATCCGCACCTGTTTTTTTACCCATTTTCTGTGCATCTCCAATGACATCTAAAATATCATCACAAATTTGAAAGGCGATCCCAATATGATGCGCAAATTTCTCTAGTACCTTTTTGTCATCTTCCGAAGCACCTGCTATAATCGCACCGCTAAGAACAGAAGCGCTGAGTAATGCACCCGTTTTCCGACGATGAATCGACTCCAATTCCGAAAGCGATAACGTTCTATTTTCACCAAGAATATCCGCTTGTTGGCCGCCAACCATTCCGTTAGCTCCTGCATTCTTCGCAAAGAGTTGAATCAAATCCACTTTAATCGTAGCGGTTAAAGTCACATCACTCACAATCATCTCAAAGGCTTTTGTAAGCAGTGCGTCACCCGCCAAAATAGCCGTAGCCTCACCGTATACTTTATGATTTGTCAATTTGCCACGTCGATAATCATCATTGTCCATCGCGGGTAAATCATCGTGAATCAGACTATATGTATGGATCATTTCCATCGCAGCCGCTGTTTGATATCCCAATTCTGGCTCACGTCCGTAAGCAATGATCGTCGCTAAAACGAGTAACGGCCGAATCCGTTTACCACCCGCCTCAAGCGAATAAATCATGGATTGCTCCAACTTTTGATCAGAGTTGGTTGCAACAATGGCGTTTTTCATGCAGTTTTCCGTTTCTTGTTTATAGTGTTGCATAAACTGCTCAAAAGTCATCATTTCTTACCTTCTTCTGCCTGAAATGGCTCTTCTTCATCTGATTCCGTCACAACTTTCGCTAATTTATCTTCCGCTGCCGCTAATTTTTCTTGGCATAGTTTCGTAAGTTCAATTCCACGCTGATACATTTCGAGTGAATCTTCAAGCGAAACATTACCTTCTTCAAGCATTTGGACGATGCCTTCTAACTCTTTCATTGCTTCTTCATAGCTTATTTTTTTTGTTGCCATAGTCATTTGTCCTCCTTTTTGGTGATTTTCGCATGAATTTTCCCAGTTGCCATCGTGATTTGAATTGGATCACCAACAGATATATCCTTGCTCGATGTCAAAATTTCATCTTCTTTATAAACAACACTATAACCGCGTTTCAGTAGGGCTAATGGGCTTAAATGCTCCAACGCTTCTACTTTTTGCAGAAAATCTCGCCTTTTCATTGTAACCAGGCGACTCATTTGCTGTTTCAAATCCTTGTTCAGTGTTGCCAAATGTTGCTGTTGTTGGTCAATTTCCCGATCAAGCCCCGTATGTGTTAATCTAAATGAGAGTCGCTCAAAAGCATATTTTTTCATCATTAAATGCTGTTTCAAGCCTCGCTCTAATCGTTCTACATAATAATCCGTTCGTTCCTGATATTGCTCAATTTGACGTTTAGGCCCATGCATGATCAGACGCTCTCGCTTGCGATCTACATTTTGTTTGGAAACATCGACTCGTTGTCGCATTGCTTGGATCAAACGGAATCGCCTCTCCGCTATGCGTTCCAATAAGTCACGGTAATCTGGAACTGCTAATTCTGCTGCTGCAGTTGGCGTTGCCGCACGAACATCTGCCACATAATCGGTCAATGTTGTGTCCGTTTCATGACCTACCGCCGAAATAACGGGAATATCCGAATCAGCGACAGCTCGGACGACGATCTCCTCATTAAATGCCCACAGATCCTCAATAGAACCACCACCACGTCCAATAATCAACACATCAATATCATTGCGAAAATTAGCACGTTCAATATTGCGAACAATATTGGGAGCCGCTGTGTCCCCCTGTACTATCGTAGGGAATAGCAGAATTTCCGTCGAAGGCATCCGACGTTTCATCGTTGTAATCATATCTCGAATCGCTGCACCCGTTTTCGACGTGATAATCCCGACTTTCGCAGGAAAAGAAGGAAGCGCTCGTTTGCGATTTTGCGCAAAAAGCCCCTCCTTATCCAACTGTTTCTTCAATTGTTCCAGCTTGATGTACAGACTGCCGATGCCATCGGGCTCCATCCACTCCGCATAGAGCTGATAACGTCCGCCTTTACTAAATACGCTAACGCGACCAGTAAGTAGAATCTGCATGCCATCTTCTGGCTTAAATCCCAGTTTTGCAGCCGACTTTTGGAACATAACACAACGCAGCTCAGCGCCTTCGTCTTTCAGCGTAAAATACATATGACCGCTGACAGGCTGTTTAAAATTTGAAACTTCACCTTTGACATAAATGTTCTTCAAATAGGGATCCACTTCAAATTTTTTCTCAATATATTTAGTTAGCGCCTCAACACTGAGGTATTTATCCTGTTCCATCGTTACACAACCTTACTTCGTTTGTAATTGCGTATCCCAAATGCGTTTTGCTGCTTTTAACGTGTTAGCAAGGAGCATTGTGATAGTCATCGGGCCAACGCCACCTGGTACTGGTGTAATAAAACCAGCCGTATCTTTGACATCATCAAAGTCCACGTCACCACATAATTTATTATTCTCATCGCGATCCATACCAACATCTATGACTACAGCGCCTGGTTTGATCGCCTCTTTTTTGATAAATTTAGCAAGACCTGTCGCCACAACTAAAATATCCGCTGTTCTGGCAACTGCTGGTAAATCTTTTGTGCGGCTATGTGCAATGGTTACCGTCGCATTTTCTTGCAACAGTAATTGCGCCACAGGTTTCCCAACGATATTACTACGTCCAATTACAACGGCCTGCTTGCCTTCGATTGTTACACCTGTCGATTTAATTAATTCAATGATTCCTGCTGGTGTACAAGGAACAAACGCTTCTTTGCCCACATACAAATTCCCAACATTGATCGGGTGGAATCCATCGACATCTTTTTCAGGAATAATCGTATCAATCACTTTATCCTCCGAAATGTGTTTTGGTAGTGGCAATTGCACTAAAATACCATGAATCGTCACATCTGTATTCAACGCTTCTACCGTTTCCAATAACTTCGCTTCTGAAACGTCTTCTGGTAACTCGATTAAAACAGACTTCATACCTGCTTCTTCTGTGCGCTTCTGCTTATTTCTTACATATGTACGGCTGGCCTGATTATCGCCAACAAGTACAACCGCTAATCCTGGTTGCAAATTTTGTTTTGCGAGTTCAGCTACCTCACTTGTTACGTTTTCTTGAATCTTTTTCGCCAGTTGTTTCCCATCAATAATTTGTCCCATCAAAAAAGCCCCCTTAGTTTATATATGAAACCTGTGTATTCCGAGGCCCAAAAGCCCCGAAACAGGTAACATTACTTAGTCGTGGAAAGTTTTGTAAATTAAAAATGACACCGCGTAAAAAATTATATCTCGTTTATTCGTCGTCTTTCGCTATATTCGCTAAAACACCGTTAATAAACTTACTTGATTTCTCATCGCTGAAAATTTTAGCAATCTCCAGTGATTCATTTAAGCTAACTCGATCTGGAATATCTTCGCAATATACCATTTCAAATACACTTACTCGCAAAATAGCAAGGTCGACCTTATTTAGTCTGTCCATACTCCAATTATCCAAGTTTCCGGCGATTAACTCGTCGATCGCGGCTTTATTGGCAACAACACCCTCAACCAACTTATCGACATACGCATCGCTCTCGTCTTCCATCACGTTGGCTATTGCTTGATCCAAATGCATCTCATTGAGTTCCATTTGAAACAATATTTGAAGAGCCTTTTCCCGCGCTTCTCGTCTTTTCATTAAAAGCTCTACTCCTTATTTCTGACTGATTCTACTTGCAAAAATCGGTCAACTTAAATTTCTAATTCATCAAATGATACGGTTTCTTGACGATCGAATTGCACACCAACAATATGGATGTTTACTTCGATAACTTCAAGGCCTGTCATGTTTAAGATTGTTTCACGAATGCTATCTTGAATGTTTTGCGCTAGCAGTGGAATCGTCGCACCGAACTGAATGTAACAATACACGTCGATCACAATACCGTCTTCCGTTAGATCAATTTTAACGCCTTTACTATGGTTGGTTGCGCCACCAAGACGTTCACGCATTTCATTTGTAAAAGATCCTTGCATACCAGCTACGTTTTCCACTTCTGTCGCTGCAAGTCCAGCAATAACACCAATTACTTCTGGCGCTATCTCAATTTTACCGAGTGTTTCCTCTTCTTTGTTTTTCGTCAGTGTCATGATTATCTCTCCTTACGATAGATTCATTACATCATATTTTTCTAGGAATTTCGTGTTAAAGTCACCAGAAATGAAAACTTCATGATCAAGTACACGTAAATGGAACGGTATCGTTGTTGGAATACCTTCAATCGCAAATTCGCTTAGGGCGCGCTTCATTTTCGCAATGGCTTCATCACGAGTCTCACCATAGCAGATAACCTTAGCAACCATTGAATCGTAATATGGCGGGATTTTATAATTTGGATAGGCCGCAGAATCCACACGTACCCCATTGCCACCTGGTGGTAGGTAAAACTTGATTTCTCCTGGTGCAGGCATAAAGTTCTTCTCTGGGTTTTCGGCGTTAATACGACATTCAATCGCCCATCCAGTTAGTTTTACATCTTCTTGTCTAATGGCCAAACGCTCACCTGATGCTACAAGAATTTGCTGTTTCACTATATCAACACCTGTAATCCACTCTGTCACGGGATGTTCCACTTGTACACGGGTGTTCATTTCCATGAAATAGAATGTTTTGTCTTTTGGTTCATAAATAAATTCGATCGTTCCTGCGCCTGAATACTTCACTGCTTTCGCTGCTTTCACGGCCGCTTTCCCCATCTTTTGACGCATTTTTTCATCTAGAGCTGGCGATGGTGCTTCTTCCACGAGTTTTTGGAGACGACGTTGAATCGTGCAGTCACGCTCTCCTAAATGAATAGCATTACCATAATTATCGGCCATAATTTGAATTTCAACATGGCGGAAGTCTTGAATGAATTTCTCAATATAAACGCCTGGATCGCCGAATGCTGTTTCTGCTTCTTGTTGTGTAATTTGTAAACCAGAAACTAGTTTTTCTTCATCTTCTGCGACACGAATACCTTTACCGCCACCACCAGCTGTTGCTTTAATGATGACAGGATAACCAATTTTCTTAGCAAGTTTTTTGGCTTCTTCCACGTCTTTAATAATACCCGTAGAACCTGGAACAACTGGAACGCCTGCTTTTTTCATCGTTTCACGTGCTACGTCTTTTGTTCCCATTTGCGAAATAGCATCTGCACTTGGACCGATGAAAATAATATTACAGTCTTGGCAGAGCTCGGCAAAATCAGCATTTTCAGCTAAGAAACCGTAACCTGGATGGATCGCATCACAATTTGTCAATACGGCCACGCTAATAATGTTCGACATGTTTAAATAACTTTCTTTCGACGACGCTGGTCCAACGCAGTAAGCTTCATCTGCTAGTTGGATGTGCAAACTTTCTTTGTCTGCTTCAGAATATATGGCAACCGTTTCAATGTTCATTTCTTTTGCTGCACGAATAATACGAACAGCAATTTCTCCGCGGTTAGCTATCAGTATTTTTTTTATCATGATACATTACCCCTTATTTCTTTCTAACTTTGAATAATGGTTGACCGAATTCCACAAGTTCCCCGTTAGAAACAAGTACTTCGACGATCTCACCGTTCACATCTGCTTCTACCTCGTTTAGTAATTTCATTGCTTCGATAATACAAACAACGGATTTTACTGTCACGACAGAACCTGGCTCTACAAATGCTGGACTTTCTGGATTTGGGGAACCATAGAAAGTTCCAACCATTGGTGACGTCACCACATGAAAATCTTCTGTTGGTGCAGCTGCTGGAGTTGGCGTTTCTTCTGTTTCAACTTTTGGCGCTGGAAGAACCGCTTGTACTACTGGCGCTGATACTGTTGGTGATACGAGCTCTCCACCTTTTCTCATCTTGATTTTTCCTTGTTCTGTTTCATATTCGAATTCCGTCAATGAAGACTCATCTACTAGTTTCACAAGTTGCTTAATCTCGTTAATTGATAACATTATTTATAACACTCCTCAATATTCATCTATACATTTATATATAAGTTCAAATGCATTCGTCACGCATCCTAATTATTGTACCATACTTTTTATAGAAACTCGTAGCTTTAGACTGTTTTTTTGCAAAAAAAATAGCCTTGCCCATTTCTGATGAAAACGAACCGCAAAAGTAGGCTCCATACAGGAATAGACAGACTATTTTTATTTTACTGCGCGCGTGATACGTATGATCCGCCGTCTGTTGTATTGACAACAAGCGTGTCATCTACATTGACGAAGAATGGAACGTTAACAACTAGGCCAGTTTCAAGTGTTGCCGGCTTTGAACCACCGGAAGATGTATCGCCTTTGATTCCAGGATCTGTTGCCACAACTTTAAGTTCTACCGTGTTTGGTAAATCAACGCCAAGTGTTTCTCCTTGGTACATCACGATTTGAACTTCCATGTTTTCACGTAAAAATTTCAATTCATATTCGATTTGTTTTTCAGGAAGCTCGATTTGATCATATGTTTCTGTATTCATGAACACATGTTGATCGCCACTTGCATACAAATACTGCATTTTATTGTTGTCGATTTGGGCTTTGGCTACTTTTTCGCCGCCACGGAATGTTTTTTCTTGAATAGCGCCAGTACGTAAGTTACGTAATTTTGAACGAACGAACGCAGCACCTTTTCCTGGTTTTACGTGTTGGAAATCCAGCACGCGCCAAATACCGTTATCGACTTCGATTGTTAGACCTGTTTTAAAATCATTTACAGAAATCATCTTGTATCCTCCTACTTTTAAGTTGGTTTCATCCTTATTTATTTAACCACAAAACGCTCCATTATACAATTTTATAAAATAATTAACTCTTTTGGTGAGTGTGTTAAAACTTCATTTCCTGTTTCGGTGATCAAAATATCATCTTCAATCCGCACGCCACCAATGCCTGGCAAGTAAATACCTGGTTCATCTGTCACAACATTTCCTGGGACTAGAATATTAGGGCTCTTCATGGATAAATTTGGCCCTTCATGAATTTCCAAGCCAATGCCATGACCTAACGAATGACCAAATGCTTCGCCGTATCCTTTTGAAGCAATGTGATCACGAGCAATTGCGTCTGCTTCAATGCCTGACATGCCTGGTTTTAGCGCATCAATGACTTTCAATTGCGCTTCCAGTGTCACCGCGTAAATTTCTTTTAATTTAGCGCTTGGCTCACCGATCGCGATTGTCCTCGTCATATCGGAGCAGTAGCCTTCATAGTAACAACCGTAATCCATTGTTACAAAGTCACCCACTTCAATAATTTTATCGGATGCAACGCCATGTGGTAAAGCGGAGCGCAGGCCGGACGCTACAATCGTGTCAAAAGATGAACCAGATGCTCCGTTTCGACGCATGAAGAATTCGAGCTCATTGGACACTTCAAGTTCTGTTAAACCAGGTTTGATGAATGTTAAAATATGCTTGAATGCAGCATCCGCGATCTCACAAGCCGTTTTAATTGCAGCAAGTTCAGACGCTGTTTTCACTTTACGCATATCTTCGAACAAATCGCTAATTGGCTCTAATTTTGCTGAGAAGTAGCTTTGCATTAATTTATGCTCTGCGACTGTCACATATGCTTCTTCAAAATAAAGCGTTTTAATACCTTGTTCCGCGATAACCGCTTCCACTGTTTCAAAAATCGGGCCCTTATTTTGGCGAACTTCATATCCTACTGCTTGCTTTGCCGCTTGTTCTGTATATCGGAAATCCGTGATGAAAAATGCTTTTTTCAGTGTAATTAAAGCGATTCCTGTTGTCCCAGTAAAATCCGCCACGTAGCGACGGTTATAATCACTTGTTACAAGCACAGCCTCGATTTTGTGATCTGCTAGTGCCGCTTGAATTTTTGCTAATTTTGTCATTCCAATTCCTCCTACTTGTTTTCATTATGTAACGTCTTATTTCGCTCGAATAAAGCTATTCTATCATAAAACCGCGAAAATAACTTTTTTTATGCGTTATAACTATACGAATGCCTCGAATTAGCGTAGAATAACAAAGGTATACTATATAAGGCTGGTGAACGATTTTGAGTGGACAAACAAAAGGAATATACGGTGGACAAGCGGTTGTTGAAGGCGTCATGTTTGGCGGCAGAAGAGAGACCGTGACGGCCATTAGACGAAAAGATGGCACAATTGAATACTTTTATTTAACAAAAAATCCGCCCGCTTGGGTTCAAACGTTAAAGCGCATCCCCTTTATTCGGGGTATTGTTGCTTTAATTGAGTCGAGCGCGATTGGATCGAAACATTTAACCTTCGCGACGGATCGCTATGACGAAGATCCATTAGACGAAGCGGAAACGCAGAAAATCGAAAAAAAAGAATCGAAACTCGCAATGTGGCTCGGTGTTGCTGTTGTTGGTGTTTTATCTTTCATTTTCGCCAAGTTCGTTATGACATTAATCCCGGTATTCATCGCCAATCTTTTCCGACCGATCGTGTCTGGTGACATGGGACAAATCATGCTCGAAACACTATTTAAATTAATCCTCTTGCTCAGCTATATTTTCGCCGTCTCGCAAACGCCAATTATTAAACGTGTTTTTCAATATCATGGCGCGGAGCATAAAGTCATCAATTGTTATGAAGCTAATTTGGACCTCACTGTCGAAAATGTACAACGCCAATCACGCTTACATTATCGCTGTGGTTCTAGTTTTATCTTATTTACTGTGATTGTTGGCATGTTCATTTATATGCTCGTTCCCACAGATCCACTTTGGGCACGCGTGGTCAATCGAATCTTGCTAATACCAGTCGTTCTCGGCGTTGCATTTGAAGTATTACAACTGACTAATAAATGCCGAAATATCCCTATTTTGAAATATTTAGGCGTACCAGGTTTATGGCTACAATTATTGACAACAAAAGAACCTTCCGACGATCAAGCGGAAGTTGCCATCGCATCATTCAATGAGCTTCACCGCGTAGAACGCACGAAACAAGAAGAATCGCTCCCTGAAAACTTAGAATTACTGGAATGAGGTGAAAAAACATGCGTAATCTCCCCATTTGGTTTTATATTTTAGCTATTTTCGCAGTGATCGGTATTTTCTACGTCGGCTTTAAAAGCATTATTTCAAGCCTCGTCGTCTCGATCATCCTAATCCTGATTATTTGGCTACTGTTCCGCTTCTTTAGTAACCGACCGAAGAAGGATGATAAATATCAAGCCGCTGTCAAACAGTCGCAAAAAATGCGTGCAAAAAATCAACCACAAACAAAAAAACGAAAAACTTCACTCAAAGTCATTGATGGAAAGAAAAAATAAGTTATAATGGTAAATGAGGTAAGATAATCGAAAGGGGTATATCAACTTGAATATAGACTGGAGTTGGGCTTTAGCAATTGCAATTTTAGTTGTACTGCTAGGCTATGAAGTGTATCAATTTATTATGCGAAGAAAAGCGTTAACTATTTTGACCGAAGAAGAATTCAAAAAAGACTACCGGAAAGCGCAGCTAATCGACGTGCGTGAACCAAATGAATTCGATGCTGGACATATTTTAGGCGCGAGAAACATTCCAATGTCCCAAATGAAAGCTCGCAAAGCAGAAATTCGTCAAGATTTGCCTGTATACTTGTACTGCCAAAGCGCGCAACGTAGTAACCGCGCAGCAATCATGCTATACAAAAACGGTTACCGCAACCTGTTCCAACTTAAAGGCGGATTTAAAAAATGGTCTGGAAAAACAAAATCAAAATAAAGAGTTTGACACAGACTGTAGAAAAGCCACTAAGCTGTTTGTAGCTTGAGTGGTTTTTCTATGTAACAC
The sequence above is drawn from the Listeria weihenstephanensis genome and encodes:
- the ahrC gene encoding transcriptional regulator AhrC/ArgR, translated to MNKGHRHIIIRELVTSNEIETQEDLVALLLKRDVKVTQATISRDIKELHLVKVPTQTGTYKYSLPADNRFNPHQKLKRSLVDAFISVETVQFMLILKVMPGNANAIGALIDNLNWEEKVGSLCGDDTCLIICRSEDDAKVLSERFIEML
- the dxs gene encoding 1-deoxy-D-xylulose-5-phosphate synthase, yielding MDLLKITDPAFVKDLDVAQMEALSADIREFLIQSTSKTGGHIGPNLGVVELTVALHHCFNSPEDKFLWDVGHQSYVHKILTGRANRFDTLRQHDGLDGFPKRKESEHDVWETGHSSTSLSAAAGMAIARDIRGEKYHVLPIIGDGALTGGMALEALNHIGDMKKNVIVVLNDNNMSIAPNVGAMHNVLGKLRTSGKFKRAKKDIEAAMKKIPTAGDKIAGAAERIKDSIKYLLVQGTFFEEMGYTYLGPVNGHDYNDLITNMEFAKKVKGPVLMHIVTTKGKGYQPAESDRIGNWHGTGPYKIETGDFIKPVGGPPAWSAVISEAILELAQNDERVVAITPAMPVGSKLEKFATAFPDRFFDVGIAEQHATTMAAGLAALDMKPFLAIYSTFLQRAYDQVVHDICRQELNVMIGIDRAGLVGADGETHQGIFDISFLRGIPNMTIMMPKDENEARHLVKTAYEYNDGPIAIRYPRGNGLGIKIDAEMKAVPIGSWETLSEPVDVAIVTFGTTIPMAVEAAIELKKQGLQAGVINARFIKPLDEKMLQDLMERNIPIITVEEALLKGGFGTAVLEFAEEHGFDQAVVRRIGLPDEFISHGSVDMILADHGISALGILSTIQKILPEKQIRA
- the xseB gene encoding exodeoxyribonuclease VII small subunit yields the protein MATKKISYEEAMKELEGIVQMLEEGNVSLEDSLEMYQRGIELTKLCQEKLAAAEDKLAKVVTESDEEEPFQAEEGKK
- the xseA gene encoding exodeoxyribonuclease VII large subunit, with translation MEQDKYLSVEALTKYIEKKFEVDPYLKNIYVKGEVSNFKQPVSGHMYFTLKDEGAELRCVMFQKSAAKLGFKPEDGMQILLTGRVSVFSKGGRYQLYAEWMEPDGIGSLYIKLEQLKKQLDKEGLFAQNRKRALPSFPAKVGIITSKTGAAIRDMITTMKRRMPSTEILLFPTIVQGDTAAPNIVRNIERANFRNDIDVLIIGRGGGSIEDLWAFNEEIVVRAVADSDIPVISAVGHETDTTLTDYVADVRAATPTAAAELAVPDYRDLLERIAERRFRLIQAMRQRVDVSKQNVDRKRERLIMHGPKRQIEQYQERTDYYVERLERGLKQHLMMKKYAFERLSFRLTHTGLDREIDQQQQHLATLNKDLKQQMSRLVTMKRRDFLQKVEALEHLSPLALLKRGYSVVYKEDEILTSSKDISVGDPIQITMATGKIHAKITKKEDK
- a CDS encoding polyprenyl synthetase family protein, giving the protein MMTFEQFMQHYKQETENCMKNAIVATNSDQKLEQSMIYSLEAGGKRIRPLLVLATIIAYGREPELGYQTAAAMEMIHTYSLIHDDLPAMDNDDYRRGKLTNHKVYGEATAILAGDALLTKAFEMIVSDVTLTATIKVDLIQLFAKNAGANGMVGGQQADILGENRTLSLSELESIHRRKTGALLSASVLSGAIIAGASEDDKKVLEKFAHHIGIAFQICDDILDVIGDAQKMGKKTGADSELQKSTYPALLSLEGAKQALAEHTDLAKQALGTLDIDATFLLGLTDLIAVRDF
- a CDS encoding TlyA family RNA methyltransferase → MAIKKERVDVLLVEQGLFETREKAKRSVMAGLVYLKEERVDKPGEKFPVEAVFQVKGKVMPYVSRGGLKLEKALQVFDLDVKDKLLLDIGSSTGGFTDCALQNGAKHSYALDVGYNQLAWKLRNDPRVTVMERTNFRYVTPADFTQGLADFATIDVSFISLKLILPVLKTVLVSGGDVMTLIKPQFEAGKEQVGKKGIIRDPKIHLQVIEKITNFALAEGYSVMAVDFSPITGGEGNIEFIAHLKWDNKGENHLSATELSDIVAKAHTKLE